The following coding sequences lie in one Salmo salar chromosome ssa13, Ssal_v3.1, whole genome shotgun sequence genomic window:
- the ogg1 gene encoding N-glycosylase/DNA lyase (The RefSeq protein has 3 substitutions compared to this genomic sequence): MSQHALLSAGTKSWRSLACSRSELRLDLTLGCGQSFRWRETGDGHWTGVMGGRVWTLTQTDDTLWYHTYNSPNTIGGDGRKRSAGSLLQGSGKRSKGVIEVKEEEEGEPVAVTPDPDRKEEELLNDYFQLKVKLGDLYRDWGAADPHFNSIAKIFTGVRMLRQDPTECLFSFICTSNNHISRIQGMVERLCQSLGTPLCQLDQTSYHDFPSLHALADNSVEARLRDLGFGYRARFLQQSARQILDSHGGPHWLQGLRSAPYLQARDALRTLPGVGPKVADCVCLMSLEKACVVPVDTHVWQIAKRDYSCAAGNGQKSLTDKVHRQIGDFFRQLWGPYAGWAHSVLFCSDLKKFQKLKETHCLKQEEEKKKVKIKVEGEGMTKKIKKMCNRKVKMCVKEEVG; this comes from the exons CTGGCGAGAGACAGGGGATGGCCACTGGACCGGAGTGATGGGGGGACGAGTGTGGACTCTCACCCAGACAGACGACACACTATGGTACCACACATACAATAGCCCCAACACCATAAGAGGGGATGGGAGGAAGCGGAGGGCAGGTTCCCTGCTCCAGGGGTCAGGGAAAAGATCCAAGGGAGTGATAGAGGtgaaggaggaagaagagggggagcCAGTGGCTGTGACCCCTGACCCAGACAGAAAGGAGGAAGAGCTGCTAAATGATTATTTCCAGCTGAAGGTGAAGCTGGGGGATCTGTACAGAGATTGGGGAGCAGCCGACCCACACTTTAACAGCATTGCCAAGATCTTCACAG GTGTGCGTATGCTGCGTCAGGACCCCACAGAGTGCCTGTTCTCCTTCATCTGCACCTCTAACAACCACATCTCTCGTATCCAGAGCATGGTGGAGAGGCTGTGCCAGTCCTTGGGCACCCCTCTGTGTCAGCTGGACCAGACCAGCTACCACGACTTCCCCTCCCTGCATGCACTCGCAG ACAACAGTGTGGAGGCTCGTCTGAGGGACCTGGGGTTTGGGTACAGGGCCAGGTTCCTGCAGCAGAGTGCCAGACAGATCCTGGACTCTCACGGTGGGCCCCATTGGCTCCAGGGGCTCCGCAGTGCCCCCTACCTGCAGGCACGTGACGCACTGCGCACCCTCCCCGGGGTAGGCCCCAAG GTggcagactgtgtgtgtctgatgtCTCTGGAAAAGGCCTGTGTTGTGCCTGTGGATACACACGTGTGGCAAATCGCAAAACGAGACTACAGTTGTGCGGCGGGCAATGGGCAGAAGAGCCTCACAGACAAGGTCCACCGTCAAATAG GGGACTTCTTCAGGCAGCTATGGGGTCCGTATGCTGGTTGGGCACACTCG GTGTTGTTCTGTTCTGACCTGAAGAAGTTCCAGAAGCTGAAagaaacacactgtctgaaacaggaggaggagaagaagaaggtcaAGAtaaaggtggagggagagggaatgaccaagaaaattaaaaaaatgtgtaaTAGAAAGGTGAAAATGTGTGTGAAGGAGGAGGTGGGGTGA